In one Oryza glaberrima chromosome 2, OglaRS2, whole genome shotgun sequence genomic region, the following are encoded:
- the LOC127763503 gene encoding WEB family protein At5g16730, chloroplastic-like, translated as MAGSSRLNSSTADAAKSSKSTPHVAATARPVACGIPRHAAARAERSPALVEKTPSPSSADHRSPKISSRISTLPSAEKHRTAVKKQSMEQLAAIQEDLRRAKEQLAKKETEHRKVADDARRTADEANAKLRYALAELKKAEEASETEMFRAIELEQTTIESTQRKDELQRRLEATRRKQEADAAALRSMVAQLEEARLELADAIDAKNLALSHADDAVRAGEANAAQVELLNAEINRLKDSFNSELESKVKESAEKTRKLEAETSVLRIKLKKAKVAEEKVAELEGAVEGLRADVANAIKARREADGLVGEWKKKAQLLEIKLELANQSSILKAESMSSVMKELDAANALLQVKESQIALLHDKIESLEHEVVRQNEDINASGQRVDAAQRGALALRTEIQELRSRLGAMEQEKRGTIKDGSFTSSQIEAICEEKDKLAKELESSKYECEKVRKAMEDMASALQEMSAEARESQENYLHKEKEIEHTRAKLQELNISLNNTRDNYEVMLDEANYERICLKNKVEQLEAEAKTTSEEWRSKELSFVSSIKKSEEEIMSMRTRLGKALETARDMENRNAQLEEKVRELEALMDKDNNYRGGKDTKASKENDGLHLHVKESSGSEKIKDLYSLIGNDEGNTEKDGPVLLVSKMWENSYNLSKERDNGEPEVDLLDTDRDIAADGNGSRLSTEKTNSNTKLVVKQNQQKKALMKKFGGLLKKKSQH; from the exons ATGGCGGGCTCGTCCAGGCTCAA TTCTAGCACGGCCGACGCTGCCAAAAGCAGCAAGAGCACGCCACATGTGGCCGCCACCGCTAGGCCGGTGGCCTGTGGCATCCCACGTCATGCGGCGGCGCGTGCCGAGAGGTCCCCGgcgttggtggagaagacgccgtcgccgtcgtcagccGACCACCGCTCGCCCAAGATCTCCTCCCGGATCAGTACACTGCCTTCTGCCGAG AAGCACAGGACTGCCGTGAAGAAGCAGTCCATGGAACAGCTCGCGGCGATCCAGGAGGATCTCAGGAGGGCAAAGGAACAGCTGGCAAAGAAGGAGACGGAGCATCGTAAGGTCGCCGACGACGCCAGGAGGACGGCCGATGAGGCCAATGCCAAGCTCCGGTACGCCCTCGCCGAGCTCAAGAAGGCGGAGGAAGCCTCCGAGACCGAGATGTTCCGAGCCATCGAGCTGGAGCAGACTACCATCGAGTCCACGCAGAGGAAGGATGAGCTCCAGCGGAGGCTGGAGGCCACGCGGCGCAAGCAGgaggccgacgccgcggcgctgcGGTCCATGGTAGCGCagctggaggaggcgaggctGGAACTGGCTGACGCTATTGACGCCAAGAACCTGGCGCTCAGCCACGCCGATGACGCCGTCAGAGCCGGCGAGGCGAACGCCGCCCAGGTGGAGCTCCTCAACGCGGAAATCAACCGACTCAAGGATTCGTTTAATTCTGAGCTAGAGAGCAAGGTAAAAGAATCCGCTGAGAAAACCAGGAAGCTGGAGGCCGAGACGTCGGTACtaaggatcaagctcaagaaaGCCAAGGTTGCCGAAGAGAAGGTGGCTGAATTGGAAGGTGCCGTTGAAGGTCTCAGAGCTGATGTTGCCAATGCCATCAAGGCCAGGAGAGAAGCAGATGGATTGGTTGGTGAATGGAAGAAGAAGGCTCAACTTTTGGAGATCAAACTGGAGCTAGCCAACCAGTCCAGCATCCTCAAGGCTGAATCCATGAGTTCGGTGATGAAGGAATTGGATGCGGCGAATGCTTTGTTGCAGGTAAAAGAGTCTCAAATTGCTCTTCTTCACGACAAGATAGAGTCCTTGGAACATGAAGTGGTGAGGCAGAATGAAGATATCAATGCATCAGGTCAGCGCGTCGATGCCGCGCAGAGAGGAGCATTAGCCTTAAGGACAGAGATCCAGGAGCTTAGGTCAAGGCTTGGCGCGATGGAACAAGAGAAGAGGGGTACTATCAAGGATGGAAGCTTTACAAGCTCCCAAATTGAGGCCATATGTGAAGAGAAGGATAAGCTAGCTAAGGAACTAGAATCTAGCAAATATGAATGCGAGAAAGTTAGAAAAGCAATGGAGGATATGGCCTCTGCATTGCAAGAGATGTCTGCTGAGGCAAGAGAGTCACAGGAGAATTACCTGCACAAAGAAAAAGAGATCGAGCACACCAGGGCAAAATTACAAGAGCTCAACATCAGCCTCAACAACACCAGGGATAACTATGAGGTAATGCTTGATGAAGCAAACTACGAGAGGATCTGCTTGAAGAATAAGGTGGAACAGCTGGAAGCAGAAGCCAAGACCACATCTGAGGAGTGGCGATCCAAAGAGCTTAGCTTTGTTAGCTCTATCAAAAAATCAGAAGAAGAGATCATGTCAATGAGAACTCGGTTGGGTAAAGCACTAGAGACGGCAAGAGACATGGAGAACAGAAATGCTCAACTAGAGGAGAAGGTAAGAGAGCTGGAAGCTCTGATGGACAAGGATAATAATTACAGAGGAGGCAAAGACACAAAAGCGTCCAAAGAGAATGATGGCCTGCATCTGCATGTCAAAGAATCATCTGGTTCAGAGAAAATCAAGGACTTGTATTCTCTGATAGGAAATGACGAGGGAAACACGGAGAAAGATGGGCCAGTTTTGCTAGTTTCCAAGATGTGGGAGAACAGCTACAACTTATCTAAGGAGAGGGACAACGGTGAACCGGAAGTTGATCTGTTGGACACAGACAGAGACATTGCTGCTGATGGCAATGGCAGTAGGTTGTCCACAGAGAAGACCAACAGTAACACCAAATTGGTAGTCAAGCAGAACCAGCAAAAGAAGGCTTTGATGAAGAAATTCGGTGGCttactgaaaaagaaaagccaaCATTAG